The following are encoded together in the Panthera leo isolate Ple1 chromosome B4, P.leo_Ple1_pat1.1, whole genome shotgun sequence genome:
- the DENND6B gene encoding protein DENND6B isoform X2, with protein MDSLSGAGPRRGRGRLGEASPGARAAAAPWARFSAWLECVCVVTFDLELGQALELVYPSDFRLTDKEKSSICYLSFPDSHSGCLGDTQFSFRIRQCGGQRSPWHAEDRHYNSGAPVSLQREPAHYFGYVYFRQVKDSSVKRGYFQKSLVLVSRLPFVRLFQALLGLIAPEYFDRLAPCLEAVCSEIDQWPAPTPGQTLKLPVMGVVLQVRIPSRVDKPEYSPPKQCSHESLLPTPVVLASVHELDLFRCFQPVLTHVQTLWELMLLGEPLLVLAPSPAMASDLVLALISCLQPLKFCCDYRPYFTIHDSEFKEFTTRTQAPPNVVLGVTNPFFIKTLQHWPHILRVGEPKMSGDLPKQVKLKKPSRLKTLDTKPGLYTAYSAHLHRDKALLKRLLKGLQKKRPWDTQTASLRRHLLELTHSFIIPLEHYMASLMPLKKSITPWKTPPQIRPFRQDDFLRSLEHAGPQLTCILKGDWLGLYRRFFKSPHFDGWYRQRHREMAHKLEALHLEAICEANIETWMKDKSEVEVVDLVLKLREKLVQAQGHQLPVKEATLQRAQLYIETAIGSLPKDLQAVLCPP; from the exons ATGGACTCGCTGTCGGGCGCTGGGCCTCGCCGGGGTCGCGGCCGCTTGGGCGAGGCGTCCCCTGGAGCGCGGGCTGCGGCGGCGCCCTGGGCGCGCTTCTCGGCCTGGCTGGAGTGCGTGTGCGTGGTCACCTTCGACCTGGAGCTAGGCCAGGCGCTGGAG CTGGTGTACCCCAGTGACTTCCGGCTCACGGACAAGGAG AAAAGCAGCATCTGCTACCTGTCTTTTCCCGACTCCCACTCAG GCTGCCTCGGAGACACCCAGTTCAGCTTCCGCATCCGGCAGTGTGGTGGGCAGAGGAGCCCCTGGCATGCGGAAGACAGACACTACAACAGTGGGGCTCCCGTGTCCTTGCAA AGGGAGCCGGCACACTACTTTGGTTACGTGTACTTCAGGCAGGTGAAGGACAGCTCCGTGAAGAGGGGCTACTTCCAGAAG TCTCTGGTGCTGGTATCCCGCCTGCCCTTCGTCCGGCTGTTCCAGGCGCTGCTGGGCCTCATTGCCCCTGAGTACTTCGACAGGCTGGCACCGTGCCTGGAAGCGG TGTGCAGTGAGATTGACCAGTGGCCCGCCCCCACGCCTGGGCAGACCCTGAAGCTGCCTGTCATGGGAGTAGTCCTCCAG GTTCGCATCCCGTCCAGGGTGGACAAGCCAGAATACAGTCCTCCGAAGCAGTGCAGCCATGAG AGTCTGCTGCCCACCCCAGTGGTCCTTGCCAGTGTCCACGAACTGGACCTGTTCAG GTGTTTCCAGCCAGTGCTGACCCACGTGCAGACTCTGTGGGAGCTCATGCTCCTGGGGGAGCCCCTGCTGGTCCTGGCGCCCTCACCCGCCATGGCCTCCGACCTGGTGCTGGCTCTGATCAG CTGCCTGCAGCCCCTCAAGTTCTGCTGTGACTACCGCCCCTATTTCACCATCCATGACAGCGAGTTCAAGGAGTTCACCACACGCACGCAGGCCCC aCCAAACGTGGTCCTGGGAGTCACAAACCCTTTCTTTATCAAAACACTCCAGCACTGGCCCCACATCCTCCGTGTTGGGGAGCCCAAGATGTCAG GGGATCTTCCTAAGCAGGTCAAGCTGAAAAAGCCCTCTAGGCTGAAGACCCTGGACACCAAGCCAG GCCTCTACACGGCTTACTCCGCCCACCTCCACCGAGACAAGGCGCTGCTGAAGCGGCTGCTCAAG GGCCTGCAGAAGAAGAGGCCGTGGGACACACAGACGGCATCGCTGAGGCGGCACCTCCTGGAGCTCACCCACAGCTTCATCATCCCCCTG gAGCACTACATGGCCAGCCTCATGCCCCTGAAGAAGAGCATCACACCTTGGAAG ACTCCTCCCCAGATCCGCCCCTTCCGCCAGGATGACTTCCTGCGCAGCCTGGAGCACGCAGGGCCCCAGCTCACCTGCATTCTCAAGGGCGACTGGCTGGGCCTGTACAG GCGGTTTTTCAAGTCCCCTCACTTTGATGGCTGGTACCGGCAGCGGCACAGAGAGATGGCCCATAAGCTGGAGGCCTTGCACCTTGAAGCTATCTGTGAGGCG AACATTGAGACCTGGATGAAGGACAAGTCTGAAGTGGAGGTCGTGGACCTAGTCCTGAAGCTTCGGGAGAAGCTG GTGCAGGCACAAGGCCACCAGCTCCCCGTGAAGGAGGCGACGCTTCAGCGGGCACAGCTGTACATCGAGACAGCCATCGGCTCTTTGCCCAAGGACCTGCAGGCTGTCCTGTGCCCCCCCTAG
- the DENND6B gene encoding protein DENND6B isoform X3 — translation MDSLSGAGPRRGRGRLGEASPGARAAAAPWARFSAWLECVCVVTFDLELGQALEKSSICYLSFPDSHSGCLGDTQFSFRIRQCGGQRSPWHAEDRHYNSGAPVSLQREPAHYFGYVYFRQVKDSSVKRGYFQKSLVLVSRLPFVRLFQALLGLIAPEYFDRLAPCLEAVCSEIDQWPAPTPGQTLKLPVMGVVLQVRIPSRVDKPEYSPPKQCSHESLLPTPVVLASVHELDLFRCFQPVLTHVQTLWELMLLGEPLLVLAPSPAMASDLVLALISCLQPLKFCCDYRPYFTIHDSEFKEFTTRTQAPPNVVLGVTNPFFIKTLQHWPHILRVGEPKMSGDLPKQVKLKKPSRLKTLDTKPGLYTAYSAHLHRDKALLKRLLKGLQKKRPWDTQTASLRRHLLELTHSFIIPLEHYMASLMPLKKSITPWKTPPQIRPFRQDDFLRSLEHAGPQLTCILKGDWLGLYRRFFKSPHFDGWYRQRHREMAHKLEALHLEAICEAQNIETWMKDKSEVEVVDLVLKLREKLVQAQGHQLPVKEATLQRAQLYIETAIGSLPKDLQAVLCPP, via the exons ATGGACTCGCTGTCGGGCGCTGGGCCTCGCCGGGGTCGCGGCCGCTTGGGCGAGGCGTCCCCTGGAGCGCGGGCTGCGGCGGCGCCCTGGGCGCGCTTCTCGGCCTGGCTGGAGTGCGTGTGCGTGGTCACCTTCGACCTGGAGCTAGGCCAGGCGCTGGAG AAAAGCAGCATCTGCTACCTGTCTTTTCCCGACTCCCACTCAG GCTGCCTCGGAGACACCCAGTTCAGCTTCCGCATCCGGCAGTGTGGTGGGCAGAGGAGCCCCTGGCATGCGGAAGACAGACACTACAACAGTGGGGCTCCCGTGTCCTTGCAA AGGGAGCCGGCACACTACTTTGGTTACGTGTACTTCAGGCAGGTGAAGGACAGCTCCGTGAAGAGGGGCTACTTCCAGAAG TCTCTGGTGCTGGTATCCCGCCTGCCCTTCGTCCGGCTGTTCCAGGCGCTGCTGGGCCTCATTGCCCCTGAGTACTTCGACAGGCTGGCACCGTGCCTGGAAGCGG TGTGCAGTGAGATTGACCAGTGGCCCGCCCCCACGCCTGGGCAGACCCTGAAGCTGCCTGTCATGGGAGTAGTCCTCCAG GTTCGCATCCCGTCCAGGGTGGACAAGCCAGAATACAGTCCTCCGAAGCAGTGCAGCCATGAG AGTCTGCTGCCCACCCCAGTGGTCCTTGCCAGTGTCCACGAACTGGACCTGTTCAG GTGTTTCCAGCCAGTGCTGACCCACGTGCAGACTCTGTGGGAGCTCATGCTCCTGGGGGAGCCCCTGCTGGTCCTGGCGCCCTCACCCGCCATGGCCTCCGACCTGGTGCTGGCTCTGATCAG CTGCCTGCAGCCCCTCAAGTTCTGCTGTGACTACCGCCCCTATTTCACCATCCATGACAGCGAGTTCAAGGAGTTCACCACACGCACGCAGGCCCC aCCAAACGTGGTCCTGGGAGTCACAAACCCTTTCTTTATCAAAACACTCCAGCACTGGCCCCACATCCTCCGTGTTGGGGAGCCCAAGATGTCAG GGGATCTTCCTAAGCAGGTCAAGCTGAAAAAGCCCTCTAGGCTGAAGACCCTGGACACCAAGCCAG GCCTCTACACGGCTTACTCCGCCCACCTCCACCGAGACAAGGCGCTGCTGAAGCGGCTGCTCAAG GGCCTGCAGAAGAAGAGGCCGTGGGACACACAGACGGCATCGCTGAGGCGGCACCTCCTGGAGCTCACCCACAGCTTCATCATCCCCCTG gAGCACTACATGGCCAGCCTCATGCCCCTGAAGAAGAGCATCACACCTTGGAAG ACTCCTCCCCAGATCCGCCCCTTCCGCCAGGATGACTTCCTGCGCAGCCTGGAGCACGCAGGGCCCCAGCTCACCTGCATTCTCAAGGGCGACTGGCTGGGCCTGTACAG GCGGTTTTTCAAGTCCCCTCACTTTGATGGCTGGTACCGGCAGCGGCACAGAGAGATGGCCCATAAGCTGGAGGCCTTGCACCTTGAAGCTATCTGTGAGGCG CAGAACATTGAGACCTGGATGAAGGACAAGTCTGAAGTGGAGGTCGTGGACCTAGTCCTGAAGCTTCGGGAGAAGCTG GTGCAGGCACAAGGCCACCAGCTCCCCGTGAAGGAGGCGACGCTTCAGCGGGCACAGCTGTACATCGAGACAGCCATCGGCTCTTTGCCCAAGGACCTGCAGGCTGTCCTGTGCCCCCCCTAG
- the DENND6B gene encoding protein DENND6B isoform X4: MDSLSGAGPRRGRGRLGEASPGARAAAAPWARFSAWLECVCVVTFDLELGQALELVYPSDFRLTDKEKSSICYLSFPDSHSGCLGDTQFSFRIRQCGGQRSPWHAEDRHYNSGAPVSLQREPAHYFGYVYFRQVKDSSVKRGYFQKSLVLVSRLPFVRLFQALLGLIAPEYFDRLAPCLEAVCSEIDQWPAPTPGQTLKLPVMGVVLQVRIPSRVDKPEYSPPKQCSHESLLPTPVVLASVHELDLFRCFQPVLTHVQTLWELMLLGEPLLVLAPSPAMASDLVLALIRPNVVLGVTNPFFIKTLQHWPHILRVGEPKMSGDLPKQVKLKKPSRLKTLDTKPGLYTAYSAHLHRDKALLKRLLKGLQKKRPWDTQTASLRRHLLELTHSFIIPLEHYMASLMPLKKSITPWKTPPQIRPFRQDDFLRSLEHAGPQLTCILKGDWLGLYRRFFKSPHFDGWYRQRHREMAHKLEALHLEAICEAQNIETWMKDKSEVEVVDLVLKLREKLVQAQGHQLPVKEATLQRAQLYIETAIGSLPKDLQAVLCPP; this comes from the exons ATGGACTCGCTGTCGGGCGCTGGGCCTCGCCGGGGTCGCGGCCGCTTGGGCGAGGCGTCCCCTGGAGCGCGGGCTGCGGCGGCGCCCTGGGCGCGCTTCTCGGCCTGGCTGGAGTGCGTGTGCGTGGTCACCTTCGACCTGGAGCTAGGCCAGGCGCTGGAG CTGGTGTACCCCAGTGACTTCCGGCTCACGGACAAGGAG AAAAGCAGCATCTGCTACCTGTCTTTTCCCGACTCCCACTCAG GCTGCCTCGGAGACACCCAGTTCAGCTTCCGCATCCGGCAGTGTGGTGGGCAGAGGAGCCCCTGGCATGCGGAAGACAGACACTACAACAGTGGGGCTCCCGTGTCCTTGCAA AGGGAGCCGGCACACTACTTTGGTTACGTGTACTTCAGGCAGGTGAAGGACAGCTCCGTGAAGAGGGGCTACTTCCAGAAG TCTCTGGTGCTGGTATCCCGCCTGCCCTTCGTCCGGCTGTTCCAGGCGCTGCTGGGCCTCATTGCCCCTGAGTACTTCGACAGGCTGGCACCGTGCCTGGAAGCGG TGTGCAGTGAGATTGACCAGTGGCCCGCCCCCACGCCTGGGCAGACCCTGAAGCTGCCTGTCATGGGAGTAGTCCTCCAG GTTCGCATCCCGTCCAGGGTGGACAAGCCAGAATACAGTCCTCCGAAGCAGTGCAGCCATGAG AGTCTGCTGCCCACCCCAGTGGTCCTTGCCAGTGTCCACGAACTGGACCTGTTCAG GTGTTTCCAGCCAGTGCTGACCCACGTGCAGACTCTGTGGGAGCTCATGCTCCTGGGGGAGCCCCTGCTGGTCCTGGCGCCCTCACCCGCCATGGCCTCCGACCTGGTGCTGGCTCTGATCAG aCCAAACGTGGTCCTGGGAGTCACAAACCCTTTCTTTATCAAAACACTCCAGCACTGGCCCCACATCCTCCGTGTTGGGGAGCCCAAGATGTCAG GGGATCTTCCTAAGCAGGTCAAGCTGAAAAAGCCCTCTAGGCTGAAGACCCTGGACACCAAGCCAG GCCTCTACACGGCTTACTCCGCCCACCTCCACCGAGACAAGGCGCTGCTGAAGCGGCTGCTCAAG GGCCTGCAGAAGAAGAGGCCGTGGGACACACAGACGGCATCGCTGAGGCGGCACCTCCTGGAGCTCACCCACAGCTTCATCATCCCCCTG gAGCACTACATGGCCAGCCTCATGCCCCTGAAGAAGAGCATCACACCTTGGAAG ACTCCTCCCCAGATCCGCCCCTTCCGCCAGGATGACTTCCTGCGCAGCCTGGAGCACGCAGGGCCCCAGCTCACCTGCATTCTCAAGGGCGACTGGCTGGGCCTGTACAG GCGGTTTTTCAAGTCCCCTCACTTTGATGGCTGGTACCGGCAGCGGCACAGAGAGATGGCCCATAAGCTGGAGGCCTTGCACCTTGAAGCTATCTGTGAGGCG CAGAACATTGAGACCTGGATGAAGGACAAGTCTGAAGTGGAGGTCGTGGACCTAGTCCTGAAGCTTCGGGAGAAGCTG GTGCAGGCACAAGGCCACCAGCTCCCCGTGAAGGAGGCGACGCTTCAGCGGGCACAGCTGTACATCGAGACAGCCATCGGCTCTTTGCCCAAGGACCTGCAGGCTGTCCTGTGCCCCCCCTAG
- the DENND6B gene encoding protein DENND6B isoform X1 has product MDSLSGAGPRRGRGRLGEASPGARAAAAPWARFSAWLECVCVVTFDLELGQALELVYPSDFRLTDKEKSSICYLSFPDSHSGCLGDTQFSFRIRQCGGQRSPWHAEDRHYNSGAPVSLQREPAHYFGYVYFRQVKDSSVKRGYFQKSLVLVSRLPFVRLFQALLGLIAPEYFDRLAPCLEAVCSEIDQWPAPTPGQTLKLPVMGVVLQVRIPSRVDKPEYSPPKQCSHESLLPTPVVLASVHELDLFRCFQPVLTHVQTLWELMLLGEPLLVLAPSPAMASDLVLALISCLQPLKFCCDYRPYFTIHDSEFKEFTTRTQAPPNVVLGVTNPFFIKTLQHWPHILRVGEPKMSGDLPKQVKLKKPSRLKTLDTKPGLYTAYSAHLHRDKALLKRLLKGLQKKRPWDTQTASLRRHLLELTHSFIIPLEHYMASLMPLKKSITPWKTPPQIRPFRQDDFLRSLEHAGPQLTCILKGDWLGLYRRFFKSPHFDGWYRQRHREMAHKLEALHLEAICEAQNIETWMKDKSEVEVVDLVLKLREKLVQAQGHQLPVKEATLQRAQLYIETAIGSLPKDLQAVLCPP; this is encoded by the exons ATGGACTCGCTGTCGGGCGCTGGGCCTCGCCGGGGTCGCGGCCGCTTGGGCGAGGCGTCCCCTGGAGCGCGGGCTGCGGCGGCGCCCTGGGCGCGCTTCTCGGCCTGGCTGGAGTGCGTGTGCGTGGTCACCTTCGACCTGGAGCTAGGCCAGGCGCTGGAG CTGGTGTACCCCAGTGACTTCCGGCTCACGGACAAGGAG AAAAGCAGCATCTGCTACCTGTCTTTTCCCGACTCCCACTCAG GCTGCCTCGGAGACACCCAGTTCAGCTTCCGCATCCGGCAGTGTGGTGGGCAGAGGAGCCCCTGGCATGCGGAAGACAGACACTACAACAGTGGGGCTCCCGTGTCCTTGCAA AGGGAGCCGGCACACTACTTTGGTTACGTGTACTTCAGGCAGGTGAAGGACAGCTCCGTGAAGAGGGGCTACTTCCAGAAG TCTCTGGTGCTGGTATCCCGCCTGCCCTTCGTCCGGCTGTTCCAGGCGCTGCTGGGCCTCATTGCCCCTGAGTACTTCGACAGGCTGGCACCGTGCCTGGAAGCGG TGTGCAGTGAGATTGACCAGTGGCCCGCCCCCACGCCTGGGCAGACCCTGAAGCTGCCTGTCATGGGAGTAGTCCTCCAG GTTCGCATCCCGTCCAGGGTGGACAAGCCAGAATACAGTCCTCCGAAGCAGTGCAGCCATGAG AGTCTGCTGCCCACCCCAGTGGTCCTTGCCAGTGTCCACGAACTGGACCTGTTCAG GTGTTTCCAGCCAGTGCTGACCCACGTGCAGACTCTGTGGGAGCTCATGCTCCTGGGGGAGCCCCTGCTGGTCCTGGCGCCCTCACCCGCCATGGCCTCCGACCTGGTGCTGGCTCTGATCAG CTGCCTGCAGCCCCTCAAGTTCTGCTGTGACTACCGCCCCTATTTCACCATCCATGACAGCGAGTTCAAGGAGTTCACCACACGCACGCAGGCCCC aCCAAACGTGGTCCTGGGAGTCACAAACCCTTTCTTTATCAAAACACTCCAGCACTGGCCCCACATCCTCCGTGTTGGGGAGCCCAAGATGTCAG GGGATCTTCCTAAGCAGGTCAAGCTGAAAAAGCCCTCTAGGCTGAAGACCCTGGACACCAAGCCAG GCCTCTACACGGCTTACTCCGCCCACCTCCACCGAGACAAGGCGCTGCTGAAGCGGCTGCTCAAG GGCCTGCAGAAGAAGAGGCCGTGGGACACACAGACGGCATCGCTGAGGCGGCACCTCCTGGAGCTCACCCACAGCTTCATCATCCCCCTG gAGCACTACATGGCCAGCCTCATGCCCCTGAAGAAGAGCATCACACCTTGGAAG ACTCCTCCCCAGATCCGCCCCTTCCGCCAGGATGACTTCCTGCGCAGCCTGGAGCACGCAGGGCCCCAGCTCACCTGCATTCTCAAGGGCGACTGGCTGGGCCTGTACAG GCGGTTTTTCAAGTCCCCTCACTTTGATGGCTGGTACCGGCAGCGGCACAGAGAGATGGCCCATAAGCTGGAGGCCTTGCACCTTGAAGCTATCTGTGAGGCG CAGAACATTGAGACCTGGATGAAGGACAAGTCTGAAGTGGAGGTCGTGGACCTAGTCCTGAAGCTTCGGGAGAAGCTG GTGCAGGCACAAGGCCACCAGCTCCCCGTGAAGGAGGCGACGCTTCAGCGGGCACAGCTGTACATCGAGACAGCCATCGGCTCTTTGCCCAAGGACCTGCAGGCTGTCCTGTGCCCCCCCTAG